One window from the genome of Pseudonocardia hierapolitana encodes:
- a CDS encoding FAD-dependent monooxygenase, giving the protein MERRHQVVIVGGGPVGVGLALDLGLRGIRCVVVEQRTELSSVPKGQGLSQRTMEHMWRWGVAEDIRAARTMPPGHAIGQVTAYENLMSEFWAAPPARELVAPYYAQANERLPQYRTEQVLRRRVAGLPEVETRFGWRAAAVTQDGDGAHVTIERNGVREILTGDYVVGCDGGRSLVREQSDIPRSGTDWDELVALVVFRSPELHRALARFPDRSTYRVLHPALEGYWMFFGRVDVGEQFFFHAPVPREARDADHDLPALLHHAAGFAFDAEIEHVGYWDLRVQVAHTYRAGRAFIAGDAAHTHPPYGGFGLNNGLEDAVNLGWKLAAALQGWGGEALLESYSLERQAVFRDVGEDIIGGWISDDREFLRTYDPKADRAEFERRFAEAAAGFGRRLRDFEPHYEGSPVVAGPPGAVISAHGEHTFTARAGHHLPPQPLSSGRGVFDELGPGFTLLAFDAEAEPFAQAARSTGVPLTVIRDTLGGGREAYGSRLVLVRPDQFVAWTGDAAPAHPAALLRRVTGR; this is encoded by the coding sequence ATGGAACGGCGGCACCAGGTCGTCATCGTCGGCGGCGGACCGGTCGGCGTCGGGCTCGCCCTGGACCTGGGCCTGCGCGGCATCCGCTGCGTCGTCGTCGAGCAGCGCACCGAGCTCTCCTCGGTTCCCAAGGGGCAGGGCCTGTCGCAGCGGACCATGGAGCACATGTGGCGCTGGGGCGTGGCGGAGGACATCCGCGCCGCCCGCACGATGCCGCCCGGGCACGCCATCGGCCAGGTCACCGCCTACGAGAACCTGATGAGCGAGTTCTGGGCGGCGCCGCCGGCCCGCGAGCTCGTGGCGCCCTACTACGCGCAGGCGAACGAGCGCCTTCCCCAGTACCGCACCGAGCAGGTGCTGCGCCGCCGCGTCGCCGGCCTCCCCGAGGTCGAGACGCGGTTCGGTTGGCGCGCCGCCGCCGTCACGCAGGACGGCGACGGCGCGCACGTCACGATCGAGCGGAACGGTGTGCGCGAGATCCTCACCGGCGACTACGTCGTCGGGTGCGACGGCGGTCGCTCGCTGGTGCGCGAGCAGTCCGACATCCCCCGCAGCGGCACCGACTGGGACGAACTCGTGGCGCTGGTGGTGTTCCGCTCCCCCGAGCTGCACCGGGCGCTGGCCCGCTTCCCCGACCGCTCGACCTACCGGGTGCTCCACCCCGCACTGGAGGGCTACTGGATGTTCTTCGGGCGGGTCGACGTGGGCGAGCAGTTCTTCTTCCACGCCCCCGTACCGCGGGAGGCGCGCGACGCCGACCACGACCTCCCGGCGCTGCTGCACCACGCCGCCGGGTTCGCCTTCGACGCCGAGATCGAGCACGTCGGGTACTGGGACCTGCGGGTGCAGGTGGCGCACACCTACCGCGCGGGCCGGGCCTTCATCGCGGGGGACGCGGCGCACACCCACCCGCCCTACGGCGGGTTCGGGCTCAACAACGGGCTCGAGGACGCGGTCAACCTGGGCTGGAAGCTCGCTGCCGCGCTGCAGGGCTGGGGCGGGGAGGCGCTGCTGGAGTCCTACAGCCTGGAGCGGCAGGCCGTCTTCCGCGACGTCGGGGAGGACATCATCGGCGGCTGGATCTCCGACGACCGCGAGTTCCTGCGCACCTACGACCCGAAGGCCGACCGGGCCGAGTTCGAGCGCCGCTTCGCCGAGGCCGCCGCGGGCTTCGGCCGCCGGCTACGCGACTTCGAGCCGCACTACGAGGGGTCGCCCGTCGTGGCCGGTCCGCCCGGGGCGGTGATCAGCGCGCACGGCGAGCACACGTTCACCGCGCGTGCCGGGCACCACCTGCCACCGCAGCCGCTCTCGTCCGGGCGGGGCGTGTTCGACGAGCTCGGCCCCGGGTTCACCCTGCTCGCCTTCGACGCGGAGGCGGAACCGTTCGCACAGGCGGCCCGCTCGACCGGCGTGCCCCTCACCGTCATCCGCGACACCCTCGGCGGCGGCCGGGAGGCCTACGGCTCCCGGCTGGTGCTCGTACGGCCCGACCAATTCGTGGCCTGGACCGGCGACGCCGCGCCGGCCCACCCGGCCGCCCTCCTGCGGCGGGTCACCGGGCGCTGA
- a CDS encoding isochorismatase family protein: MTEGSRWEGHRREGHRREGRRREGHCWDDVLGEDERLVASRYDRRPDLGRQPALLMVDCYRKVFGDGPLPVADAIARFPSTCGTAAWAALPHLEELLAAARRAGVPVVHTTGDPTGVGPVTRRRRTPGEEEAAGLEFVGPLAPREGETALRKGRASAFFGTPLSTWLRGLDVDTVVLAGETTSGCVRASAVDAYSHGFRVVVVEEAVFDRSPLSHKVALFDLSLKYASVLHVDEAVEYLGEGVSAR; this comes from the coding sequence GTGACTGAGGGCTCCCGTTGGGAGGGCCACCGTCGGGAGGGCCACCGTCGGGAGGGCCGCCGTCGGGAGGGCCACTGCTGGGACGACGTCCTCGGAGAGGACGAACGGCTGGTCGCGAGCCGCTACGACCGGCGGCCCGACCTGGGCCGCCAGCCTGCGCTGCTGATGGTCGACTGCTACCGGAAGGTCTTCGGCGACGGCCCGCTGCCGGTCGCCGACGCCATCGCGCGGTTCCCGTCGACGTGCGGCACCGCGGCCTGGGCGGCGCTGCCGCACCTGGAGGAGCTGCTCGCCGCCGCGCGCCGGGCGGGTGTCCCCGTCGTGCACACCACCGGCGACCCGACCGGCGTCGGCCCGGTCACCCGGCGGCGCCGCACGCCGGGTGAGGAGGAGGCGGCCGGCCTGGAGTTCGTCGGTCCGCTCGCACCGCGCGAGGGCGAGACCGCCCTGCGCAAGGGCCGCGCGAGCGCGTTCTTCGGCACCCCGTTGTCGACCTGGCTGCGCGGGCTCGACGTCGACACCGTCGTCCTGGCCGGGGAGACGACGAGCGGTTGCGTGCGGGCGAGCGCGGTGGACGCCTACTCGCACGGCTTCCGCGTCGTCGTGGTGGAGGAGGCGGTGTTCGACCGCAGCCCCCTCTCGCACAAGGTCGCGCTGTTCGACCTGAGCCTGAAGTACGCATCGGTGCTCCACGTCGACGAGGCGGTGGAGTACCTCGGCGAAGGCGTCAGCGCCCGGTGA
- a CDS encoding cupin domain-containing protein, with protein sequence MAWGETTAWVAGTDNAPLYANLLQDATEAPERNAGRRKVLKPTDMPWEMSRQGLLKHLINEDLNTRMETVDAYMQIIPAGSRSGKHRHLAEECLYVLEGRGYDLHQDCDVEITDTYFWKPQDEVKRFEWEAGDVIYVPPNTIHQHVNADPNRPARLISAINRIYKHSGLNDLEQIEDAPEYDPSVVLDAERIREYLRTRD encoded by the coding sequence ATGGCCTGGGGCGAGACGACCGCGTGGGTGGCGGGCACGGACAACGCGCCGCTCTACGCGAACCTGCTGCAGGACGCCACCGAGGCACCCGAGCGCAACGCCGGGCGCCGCAAGGTCCTCAAGCCCACGGACATGCCGTGGGAGATGTCACGGCAGGGGCTGCTGAAGCACCTGATCAACGAGGACCTCAACACGCGCATGGAGACGGTCGACGCCTACATGCAGATCATCCCGGCCGGCAGCCGGTCGGGGAAGCACCGCCACCTCGCCGAGGAGTGCCTCTACGTCCTGGAGGGGCGCGGCTACGACCTGCACCAGGACTGCGACGTCGAGATCACCGACACCTACTTCTGGAAGCCCCAGGACGAGGTCAAGCGCTTCGAGTGGGAGGCGGGCGACGTCATCTACGTGCCGCCGAACACGATCCACCAGCACGTCAACGCCGATCCGAACCGGCCGGCCCGGCTGATCTCGGCGATCAACCGGATCTACAAGCACAGCGGGCTCAACGACCTCGAGCAGATCGAGGACGCCCCGGAGTACGACCCGTCGGTGGTGCTCGACGCGGAGCGGATCCGCGAGTACCTCCGCACCCGTGACTGA
- a CDS encoding cupin domain-containing protein, producing MGDEHEATGAEPAPHLYHSQKNRTFVRAIQGDYGLSAELERLRSMPRVQKASEIKFVDGPQAYSRHYVEPKDGITQTFHLHLEEYGPGGKSQKHGHVNEAAFYILDGRGYEVHDGVRYDWEAGDVAIVHNNCVHQHFNADPEKPARALVIKTKPMYLFMNMLFQKQVEPRQTTPTPEGVGFEVREEEEDFNHPAEGY from the coding sequence GTGGGCGACGAGCACGAGGCGACCGGCGCGGAGCCGGCGCCGCACCTGTACCACAGCCAGAAGAACCGGACCTTCGTCCGCGCCATCCAGGGCGACTACGGCCTCTCCGCGGAGCTGGAGCGGCTGCGCTCGATGCCGCGGGTGCAGAAGGCCAGCGAGATCAAGTTCGTGGACGGCCCGCAGGCCTACAGCCGTCACTACGTCGAGCCGAAGGACGGGATCACGCAGACCTTCCACCTGCACCTGGAGGAGTACGGGCCGGGCGGGAAGTCGCAGAAGCACGGCCACGTCAACGAGGCGGCGTTCTACATCCTCGACGGGCGCGGCTACGAGGTCCACGACGGCGTCCGCTACGACTGGGAGGCGGGAGACGTCGCGATCGTGCACAACAACTGCGTGCACCAGCACTTCAACGCCGACCCGGAGAAGCCGGCCCGGGCGCTGGTCATCAAGACCAAACCGATGTACCTCTTCATGAACATGCTGTTCCAGAAGCAGGTGGAGCCGCGCCAGACCACGCCGACCCCGGAGGGTGTCGGGTTCGAGGTCCGCGAAGAGGAAGAGGACTTCAACCACCCGGCGGAGGGGTACTGA
- a CDS encoding Bug family tripartite tricarboxylate transporter substrate binding protein, with translation MTATAPLRRALSSVAALAGAAGVLAGCSSGADAAAGTTPACAGLAGETVSLVVPYEPGGGYDAYARLIGPYLEDATGATIAVENRPGAGGLLALNNLLTEEPDGTTIAIMNGVGAGGSSIAGADGATFALDDFTYIGRVASEPPLVVTSATGNYQTFDAVRAARGFRWGSTGPGAEDYVTASVLSAVFDIDAQVVTGFPGSGETELAVLQGSIDGMSGNPGSRRQAVEEGTQTAVLLMGEEKPGWLAGDVPSVADVPMSQEQASIVDAHLALIEIGRPLVGPPGMDEEITTCWREGMAAAMANPDLQAEAQEQERELGFLAGAELDALVQRLVDAPPAYRELLATLY, from the coding sequence ATGACTGCAACGGCGCCGCTGCGGCGGGCCCTGTCCTCCGTGGCCGCGCTCGCTGGGGCCGCCGGCGTCCTTGCCGGTTGCTCCAGCGGCGCCGACGCGGCCGCGGGGACGACCCCGGCGTGCGCGGGTCTCGCGGGTGAGACCGTCTCGCTGGTCGTGCCGTACGAGCCGGGCGGCGGCTACGACGCCTACGCGCGGCTCATCGGGCCGTACCTGGAGGACGCGACCGGAGCCACGATCGCCGTCGAGAACCGGCCGGGCGCCGGCGGCCTGCTCGCGCTGAACAACCTGCTCACCGAGGAGCCGGACGGCACCACGATCGCGATCATGAACGGGGTCGGTGCCGGCGGGTCGTCCATCGCGGGCGCGGACGGGGCCACGTTCGCCCTCGACGACTTCACCTACATCGGCCGGGTGGCGAGCGAGCCGCCGCTCGTCGTCACCAGTGCCACCGGCAATTACCAGACCTTCGACGCCGTGCGCGCCGCGCGGGGCTTCCGGTGGGGCTCCACCGGCCCGGGCGCCGAGGACTACGTCACGGCGTCGGTGCTGAGCGCGGTGTTCGACATCGACGCGCAGGTGGTGACCGGCTTCCCGGGGTCGGGGGAGACCGAGCTGGCCGTCCTCCAGGGATCGATCGACGGCATGTCCGGCAACCCGGGCAGCCGACGGCAGGCGGTCGAGGAAGGCACGCAGACGGCGGTGCTGCTGATGGGAGAGGAGAAGCCCGGGTGGCTCGCCGGGGACGTGCCGTCCGTTGCCGACGTCCCGATGAGCCAGGAGCAGGCGAGCATCGTCGACGCCCACCTCGCGCTGATCGAGATCGGGCGCCCGCTCGTCGGGCCGCCCGGGATGGACGAGGAGATCACCACCTGCTGGCGGGAGGGGATGGCCGCCGCCATGGCGAACCCCGACCTGCAGGCGGAAGCCCAGGAGCAGGAGCGCGAGCTGGGCTTCCTGGCCGGGGCCGAGCTGGACGCACTGGTCCAGCGGCTCGTGGACGCCCCTCCGGCGTACCGCGAGCTGCTGGCGACCCTCTACTGA
- a CDS encoding tripartite tricarboxylate transporter TctB family protein, protein MTTRESTDASAAVPTPAPRRAPSGAVADVVLTVLLLALFGWGFLEAAQWSFQAALFPRIVTGSAFVLAALHLVHALLRLRRRAALTSDGSADTLAAEAEAEADADADDAVQLFRTAGPQRWAAALGWVVGFFVLLFVGGLFVTAPVFSLLYLRFAGGRTWVFSAVYAVVTGVVLYLAFEVALGVPTPPGLFLN, encoded by the coding sequence ATGACGACCCGCGAGTCGACCGACGCGAGCGCAGCCGTGCCGACGCCGGCCCCGCGCCGCGCCCCTTCCGGTGCCGTGGCCGACGTCGTCCTCACGGTGCTGCTGCTGGCTCTGTTCGGCTGGGGATTCCTGGAGGCCGCCCAGTGGTCGTTCCAGGCAGCCCTGTTCCCCCGCATCGTGACGGGCAGCGCCTTCGTGCTCGCCGCACTGCACCTCGTGCACGCGCTGCTGCGGCTGCGGCGGCGCGCCGCCCTGACGTCCGACGGTTCCGCCGACACCCTCGCCGCGGAGGCGGAGGCGGAGGCGGACGCGGACGCCGACGACGCCGTGCAGCTGTTCCGGACCGCCGGCCCGCAGCGCTGGGCCGCCGCGCTCGGCTGGGTCGTGGGGTTCTTCGTCCTGCTCTTCGTCGGCGGCCTGTTCGTCACCGCGCCGGTGTTCTCGCTTCTGTACCTGCGCTTCGCCGGCGGGCGGACGTGGGTCTTCAGCGCGGTCTACGCCGTCGTGACCGGGGTGGTGCTGTACCTGGCGTTCGAGGTCGCGCTCGGCGTGCCGACCCCGCCCGGGCTGTTCCTGAACTGA
- a CDS encoding tripartite tricarboxylate transporter permease: protein MLTDALSGLAQVFQPVPLMLMLLGVAIGFVVGILPGLGGAVTLALMLPFTFDMQPVEAFAFLLGMWVVTSTTGDITSVLFGVPGEATSAATVLDGHPMTKRGEGGRALGAVLLSSALGAVFGALVLALSIPVIRPIVLAFGPPEFFALTLLGLTFVVALSGQRLLKGFVMAGLGLMVALVGLDPQEGVPRYTFDQLYLWDGIGIVPLVVGLFGGAEVLQLMLSRRSIARAEPGAAPDTSLAGVGQGVRDVFQHWGLVIRSSAIGTGVGIVPGLGGSVAQFMAYGAAQQSSKTPELFGKGAVEGVIASGAVNNAKDSGSLIPTIGFGIPGGAGSAVLLSAFLIVGLNPGEEMLTTSLDVTFSMIWVTVLANFIAVAAAFLLLKPLTRITFISGPLLVPFLLLLLALGAYTANNSFADVLVMIGAAAIGVACIRYDWPRVPFLLAVVLGSLAERYLFLSHSLFGWSWLARPIVLAIGVVMVLAVVTPVVRRVRARDRGMRDQKIEETA, encoded by the coding sequence ATGCTCACCGACGCGCTCAGCGGCCTCGCGCAGGTCTTCCAGCCGGTACCGCTGATGCTGATGCTCCTCGGCGTCGCCATCGGGTTCGTGGTCGGCATCCTCCCCGGGCTGGGTGGCGCCGTGACGCTGGCGCTGATGCTGCCCTTCACGTTCGACATGCAGCCGGTCGAGGCCTTCGCCTTCCTGCTGGGGATGTGGGTCGTCACCTCGACCACCGGGGACATCACCTCGGTGCTCTTCGGCGTCCCGGGCGAGGCCACCTCCGCGGCGACGGTGCTCGACGGCCACCCGATGACCAAGCGGGGCGAGGGCGGCCGGGCGCTGGGTGCCGTGCTGCTCAGCTCCGCGCTCGGTGCCGTCTTCGGGGCACTGGTGCTCGCGCTGTCGATCCCGGTGATCCGCCCGATCGTGCTGGCGTTCGGTCCGCCCGAGTTCTTCGCGCTGACCCTGCTCGGACTGACCTTCGTGGTCGCGCTGTCCGGTCAGCGCCTGCTCAAGGGTTTCGTCATGGCCGGGCTCGGCCTGATGGTCGCGCTCGTCGGGCTCGACCCGCAGGAGGGCGTGCCCCGCTACACCTTCGACCAGCTCTACCTGTGGGACGGGATCGGCATCGTCCCGCTGGTCGTGGGGCTCTTCGGCGGGGCCGAGGTGCTCCAGCTGATGCTCAGCAGGCGCAGCATCGCCCGCGCCGAGCCGGGAGCCGCGCCGGACACCTCGCTGGCGGGTGTCGGGCAGGGCGTCCGTGACGTGTTCCAGCACTGGGGTCTGGTGATCCGCTCCAGCGCGATCGGCACCGGCGTGGGCATCGTGCCCGGTCTGGGCGGGTCGGTCGCCCAGTTCATGGCCTACGGCGCCGCACAGCAGAGCTCGAAGACCCCGGAGCTGTTCGGCAAGGGTGCCGTCGAGGGCGTGATCGCCTCCGGAGCGGTGAACAACGCCAAGGACAGTGGTTCGCTGATCCCCACGATCGGCTTCGGCATCCCGGGCGGCGCCGGCAGTGCCGTGCTGCTGAGCGCCTTCCTCATCGTGGGCCTCAACCCCGGCGAGGAGATGCTGACGACGTCGCTGGACGTCACGTTCTCGATGATCTGGGTGACGGTCCTGGCGAACTTCATCGCCGTGGCCGCCGCGTTCCTGCTGCTCAAGCCGCTCACCCGGATCACGTTCATCTCCGGGCCGCTGCTCGTGCCGTTCCTGCTGCTGCTCCTCGCGCTCGGCGCGTACACGGCCAACAACTCCTTCGCCGACGTGCTGGTCATGATCGGCGCGGCTGCCATCGGAGTGGCCTGCATCCGCTACGACTGGCCGCGGGTGCCGTTCCTGCTCGCGGTCGTGCTCGGCTCGCTCGCCGAGCGCTACCTGTTCCTGTCCCACTCCCTGTTCGGGTGGTCGTGGCTGGCGCGGCCGATCGTGCTGGCGATCGGCGTGGTCATGGTGCTGGCGGTCGTGACCCCCGTCGTCCGGCGGGTGCGGGCCCGCGACCGCGGGATGCGGGACCAGAAGATCGAGGAGACGGCATGA
- a CDS encoding MFS transporter: protein MRSPRPRRDAVASATGAGIYSVSLGAASVALPLLALQAGYSAFEIGALTAASAVSQMLIRLALGWAMRRWPDWTLIAGAEIALAASCAVVTLSTTLVPFVLAQLLQGVSRACFWTGSQTHVVRGSGRAAGALAQVNLVASVGLLAGPLVAGVLSETTPVLALTVAAGIALTGLAPTLLLDRLPPFAPPADRPPGRMWRRPGVDVGCWAGMTAGAWRALLTSYVPVALDAARQSATTIGVLVAAANGAQLLGTALAGRIRAHLTVPALLVGILATGVATAFTAAVAGSPPLAALVLVVSGMAAGAVQVLGPALAAESVHPQERGEAIAVTGTFRAAALLTAPLAVAGMVVVVPLTPAIAVVGAGMTLPALALRKRGTSRGPTRME, encoded by the coding sequence GTGCGATCGCCTCGTCCTCGTCGCGACGCCGTCGCCTCCGCCACCGGCGCCGGGATCTACTCCGTGTCGCTCGGCGCCGCCAGCGTCGCCCTACCCCTGCTCGCACTCCAGGCCGGCTACTCCGCCTTCGAGATCGGCGCCCTGACCGCCGCGTCGGCCGTCTCGCAGATGCTGATCCGCCTGGCCCTCGGATGGGCGATGCGCCGCTGGCCGGACTGGACGCTCATCGCCGGCGCCGAGATCGCGCTCGCTGCGAGCTGCGCGGTCGTCACCCTGTCCACCACCCTGGTGCCGTTCGTCCTGGCCCAGCTGCTGCAGGGCGTGTCGCGGGCCTGCTTCTGGACCGGGAGCCAGACCCACGTCGTCCGCGGGTCCGGCCGCGCGGCGGGCGCACTGGCCCAGGTGAACCTGGTGGCGTCGGTCGGCCTGCTCGCCGGTCCACTGGTCGCCGGCGTCCTGTCCGAGACGACCCCCGTCCTGGCACTGACCGTGGCCGCGGGAATCGCCCTGACCGGCCTGGCCCCGACGCTCCTGCTCGACCGGCTGCCGCCGTTCGCGCCCCCGGCCGACCGGCCGCCGGGCCGGATGTGGCGCCGACCCGGTGTCGACGTCGGGTGCTGGGCCGGGATGACCGCGGGCGCCTGGCGCGCGCTGCTCACCTCCTACGTCCCGGTGGCGCTGGACGCCGCTCGCCAGTCCGCCACGACCATCGGCGTGCTGGTCGCGGCGGCGAACGGCGCCCAGCTGCTCGGCACAGCGCTCGCCGGCCGAATCCGGGCGCACCTGACGGTGCCCGCGTTGCTGGTCGGGATCCTCGCCACCGGCGTCGCGACCGCCTTCACCGCCGCGGTCGCCGGGAGTCCGCCGCTCGCTGCGCTCGTGCTCGTCGTCAGCGGGATGGCGGCCGGCGCCGTACAGGTGCTGGGGCCGGCGCTGGCGGCCGAGTCGGTGCACCCGCAGGAGCGCGGCGAGGCCATCGCCGTCACGGGGACGTTCCGTGCCGCGGCACTGCTCACCGCGCCGCTGGCGGTCGCCGGGATGGTGGTCGTCGTCCCGCTGACGCCCGCGATCGCGGTCGTCGGCGCGGGGATGACGCTCCCGGCCCTCGCGCTCCGCAAGCGCGGGACTTCTCGCGGACCGACGCGTATGGAATAA
- a CDS encoding NAD(P)/FAD-dependent oxidoreductase: MPQTTPAGTLVVGASQAGVQLAVSLRQLGDPDPITLVGAEPHPPYQRPPLSKEFLAGTADAASLAFRTPTWYAENGVELICGERVVELALPAGGRPGRARTDRGRSLPFTRLALTVGARPRRLDVPGADLEGVLSLRGLDDAVRLRRQLADAARVVVVGGGFIGLEAAAAARAQGKQVTVVEAAERLVGRSVAPVVSEFLRRAHQRRGTGVLLSAEVVAIRAGAGGTVEAVQLADGRALPADLVLVGVGAVPRTELAEQIGLECDGGIVVDAAARTSHPAVVAAGDCTVAPHPMTGEGRVRLESVPAAVAQASAAAAALLGRPAAARTVPWFWSNQGDLRLQIAGLSAGFDRCDVRGEPDSEKFAVLYYRDGELLAVDAVNAPADYLVVRKALTQGKTLPADKAADAGIPLKTLLAG; the protein is encoded by the coding sequence ATGCCGCAGACCACTCCCGCCGGCACCCTGGTCGTCGGCGCCAGCCAGGCAGGCGTGCAGCTCGCCGTCTCGCTGCGGCAGCTCGGGGACCCGGACCCGATCACGCTCGTCGGTGCCGAGCCGCACCCGCCCTACCAACGCCCGCCGCTGTCGAAGGAGTTCCTCGCCGGTACCGCCGACGCCGCGTCCCTGGCCTTCCGCACCCCCACCTGGTACGCCGAGAACGGGGTCGAGCTGATCTGCGGGGAACGGGTCGTCGAGCTCGCCCTCCCGGCCGGCGGCCGACCCGGCCGCGCCCGGACCGACCGCGGGCGGAGCCTCCCGTTCACGCGGCTCGCCCTCACCGTCGGCGCGCGACCGCGCCGTCTGGACGTCCCCGGCGCCGACCTCGAGGGCGTCCTGTCACTGCGGGGGCTCGACGACGCCGTCCGGCTGCGACGGCAGCTCGCCGACGCCGCGCGGGTGGTGGTGGTCGGCGGCGGCTTCATCGGCCTCGAGGCCGCCGCGGCCGCCCGGGCCCAGGGCAAGCAGGTCACGGTCGTCGAGGCGGCGGAGCGACTGGTCGGGCGGTCGGTGGCCCCGGTCGTCTCGGAGTTCCTCCGCCGCGCCCACCAGCGCCGCGGCACCGGCGTGCTGCTGTCCGCCGAGGTCGTGGCGATCCGCGCGGGCGCCGGGGGCACTGTCGAGGCCGTGCAGCTCGCGGACGGGCGGGCGCTGCCCGCCGACCTCGTCCTGGTCGGTGTCGGCGCGGTCCCCCGCACCGAGCTCGCGGAGCAGATCGGGCTCGAGTGCGACGGGGGGATCGTCGTGGACGCCGCCGCCCGCACCAGCCACCCGGCGGTCGTGGCGGCCGGCGACTGCACGGTCGCCCCGCACCCGATGACCGGCGAGGGCCGCGTCCGGCTCGAGTCGGTGCCCGCAGCGGTCGCCCAGGCGAGCGCGGCCGCGGCCGCGCTGCTGGGCCGCCCGGCGGCCGCCCGCACCGTTCCGTGGTTCTGGTCGAACCAGGGCGACCTGCGGCTGCAGATCGCCGGCCTGTCCGCCGGCTTCGACCGCTGCGACGTGCGCGGCGAGCCCGACAGCGAGAAGTTCGCCGTCCTCTACTACCGCGACGGCGAGCTCCTCGCCGTCGACGCCGTCAACGCCCCCGCCGACTACCTCGTCGTCCGCAAGGCGCTCACCCAGGGCAAGACCCTCCCGGCCGACAAGGCCGCCGACGCGGGCATCCCGCTGAAGACCCTGCTCGCCGGGTAG
- a CDS encoding ABC transporter substrate-binding protein, whose translation MGSLRLTFACGDYDRTRALHEGTVRPDGIELISLRLPVEETFFRMMRHHEFEVAELSLSSYVKSLDQDPSPFVALPVYPSRQFRHGGIFVNAAAGIEEPADLRGRVVGTPEWQLTAGVWIRGILADRHGVPVDSVEYRTGGQETPGRIEKAAVDLGEQIRIAPIPEDATLSEMLADGRIDALQSPRVPSTFRPGGGVRRLFADPVAAEKEYFTATGIFPIMHVVVVRRDVYERYPWVAQTLTKALHLAKREAMANLYDSSALRFSLPWLIPGLEEARALMGEDFWSYGLEANRNALATFLRYHHEQGLSRRQYAPEELFAPEATEAFVI comes from the coding sequence ATGGGATCGCTGAGGCTCACGTTCGCGTGCGGCGACTACGACCGCACCCGCGCGCTGCACGAGGGGACGGTCCGGCCCGACGGGATCGAGCTCATTTCCCTGCGGCTCCCGGTCGAGGAGACGTTCTTCCGGATGATGCGCCACCACGAGTTCGAGGTGGCCGAGCTGTCGCTGTCGTCCTACGTGAAGTCGCTGGACCAGGACCCGTCGCCGTTCGTCGCGCTGCCGGTCTACCCCTCCCGGCAGTTCCGGCACGGCGGCATCTTCGTGAACGCGGCCGCGGGCATCGAGGAGCCGGCGGACCTGCGGGGCCGGGTGGTCGGTACGCCGGAGTGGCAGCTCACGGCCGGCGTGTGGATCCGCGGCATCCTCGCCGACCGGCACGGCGTGCCCGTCGACTCCGTCGAGTACCGCACCGGCGGGCAGGAGACGCCCGGCCGCATCGAGAAGGCCGCCGTCGACCTCGGCGAACAGATCCGGATCGCGCCGATCCCCGAGGACGCGACGCTCTCGGAGATGCTCGCCGACGGCCGGATCGACGCGCTCCAGAGCCCGCGGGTGCCGTCCACGTTCCGTCCCGGCGGGGGCGTCCGGCGGTTGTTCGCCGACCCCGTGGCCGCCGAGAAGGAGTACTTCACCGCCACCGGAATCTTCCCGATCATGCACGTCGTCGTCGTGCGGCGGGACGTCTACGAGCGGTACCCGTGGGTGGCCCAGACCCTCACCAAGGCCCTGCACCTGGCGAAGCGGGAGGCGATGGCGAACCTCTACGACTCCTCGGCCCTGCGGTTCTCCCTGCCGTGGCTCATCCCCGGCCTCGAGGAGGCCAGGGCGCTGATGGGGGAGGACTTCTGGTCCTACGGCCTGGAGGCGAACCGGAACGCGCTGGCGACGTTCCTGCGCTACCACCACGAGCAGGGGCTGTCCCGGCGGCAGTACGCGCCGGAGGAGTTGTTCGCGCCGGAGGCGACGGAGGCGTTCGTGATCTGA